The genomic DNA AGTGCCGAGAGTCCGCTCAGCAGGGCGTGTGAGCGAAGCAGGAATCGCAGCGCCGCGAGGGCGCGCGGCCACCTCCATCGCGGGTCGCGCAACAGGTCCGCCACGGCCGTCGACAGTGCGGCATCGGCGTTGTGGGCGTTGCGCCGCGCCAGCCGGTAGGCAAGGTCGTCGTGCGCGCCGGCGCGGTACTGCTCGATGGCCTGACGAAGATAGGCTGCGTGGTTGCGCAGGCTGGCCGCGGCCAGTTCGTTGATACGCCGCGCCTGCCAGTAAGGCAGCACCAGCAGCAGCGCGAGCGCCGCGATCACACAGCCGGCGGCCGCGTCGGCCAGCAACGGCGCGATCGACGCCACACCGAGCTTCGCCGGACTGGAACACAGCATCACCAGCAGCGCCATTGCCGCGGTCGCGCGCAGCGAGCGCTCGTCGCGCGCTGCGAAGAAAAACACGCCGGCCGCCACGCCCAGCAGCGCGTGCGGCAGCGGTTGCGCAAGCACCTGCTGCAGCCCCCAGCCGGCCGCGATACCGACCAAGGTGCCGGCCATGCGACGGCCGATGCGCGCGACGGTTTCACCGACGCTCTGCTGGCAGACCAGGAGCGCCGCAAGCAGGATCCAGCCGCCCTGCGACGGACGAAGCAGCCACGCCGCACCGCCGCCGACCAGCAGGGCGAGCGTCAGCCGCAATGCGTGGCGAAACAGCGCCGAGCGCGTCGCGAGCTGGCGCCGCACGCGCCTGGCCGCATCACGCCACGAGCGCGGTGCGCGGTCCAGCGGACCCAGGTCGGTACGCACCGTGCGGCCGGACGGCTGGCTCGCGCTGGCGAGTCGCTCCTCGAGCTGCGCGAGGTTCTGCGCGATGGCCTCGATCGACGGCAGCGACGCCATCCGATCCGGCAAGGCGGCGCTGTCGCGCGCATGCGCGATCGCGGTATGCAGATCCGCCAACGCGCGCTCGGCCCCGGCCTCGGCCGCCAAGGGCTCGCGCCGCTCGATCGAATGGGCCAGGCGGATACAGCCCTGCCCGAGCAGGTCGAGCACCTGCCGGCAGCGCACCAGCAGGGCGTCGTGCAGCGATCCCTCATCCGGCGCGCCAGTGTCGTGATGGAACGCGCTGGCGCGCTCGTGCACGTCCTGCGCGATCAGGTAGAGCCCGCGATAGCGCGCGATGCGTTCCGTCGGCGCGCCGGTGCCGATGCGGCGCAGGATGCTCTCCTTGGCCGCATTGAGTCCCGTCACCACCGCCGCATTGAAGAGCGCCAGCGACAACCCTTCGCGTTCGAAGTCAGGCCCGCGCGCGACGCCGGACAGCGAGGCCCTGAAACGCATGCCGTCGCCGAGCGCATCGAACAACCGCACCAAACGCAGCTGAACCGGCTGTGCCGGCAGCACCGCGCACCAGAGCACCGACAGCAACCCGTACCCCGCCGCGCCGGCCAGCAACAGGCGCAGCAGGTGCCCGCGTTCGATGCCCGTTGCAGGTGCCTGGCCGACGGCCAGCACCACGGACAACGCAAGGATCAGCGTCGCATGGCCGATCGGCTTGTAGCGCACGTCGACGGCGCCCAGCATCGTCAGGCAGAACGCCGCCGCCGCGAGCACCGCGGCGAAGATCAGGGGCTTGTCGAACAGCAGCGCCGCCACCGACGCGGCGATCGCCAAGCAGATCCATGCGAAGAGCTGCGTGCGCAAGCGCCCGCGCCAGCTGTCATCGGTCTCGGCCAGCGCACTCGCGGCAATGCCCAGCAGAACGGGCGGCGCCGCTTCGAGGTGGCCGCCGAACCCCCACAGCGCCGCCGCACCGCCCAGCGCGATCAGCACCCGCAGCGGCTGGCCCCGGCGCGCGAACGCACTCAGCCACCGACGGAAGGTTTCGATGGCAGGAAAGCCCATGGCTACGATCCCGCACGATACGTGCCACCCCGACGGCCAAAGACCCTGCCTACGACAGGTAGCCGCAGAAGCGCAGCACGTGCCCGTCGGGCTCGCGGATTGCGAATTCGCGCAGGCCCCAGGGCTGCGATACCAGCGCCTCGACGATGGCTACGCCGCGCTTCACGTAGGCCGCATGCAGTCCGTCGACATCGCGGCCGACATGGATCACGATCTCGCCGCGCCATGCCGCTGCATCGCGCCGGCCGCATTGCCAGAGGCGGATGTACACCGGATCGCCATAGCTGCGATCGCCTTTCTTCACGCGCGCATAGCTCGGCGGCTCGCCCGCGATGAAGTCGAGCTCGAAGCCGAGCACGTCGCAGAAGTAGCGCGCCGCCCTTGCTGCATCCGCCACCGGCAGCACCGGCTGGATGCCGTGGAACTCGTGCAGCGTGCCGAGATCCACCGCTGCGGCCCTGGAGGCGTCCATCAGTTCCTCGCGCGGCGCAAGGCGGCGACCC from Variovorax sp. PBL-E5 includes the following:
- a CDS encoding FUSC family membrane protein produces the protein MGFPAIETFRRWLSAFARRGQPLRVLIALGGAAALWGFGGHLEAAPPVLLGIAASALAETDDSWRGRLRTQLFAWICLAIAASVAALLFDKPLIFAAVLAAAAFCLTMLGAVDVRYKPIGHATLILALSVVLAVGQAPATGIERGHLLRLLLAGAAGYGLLSVLWCAVLPAQPVQLRLVRLFDALGDGMRFRASLSGVARGPDFEREGLSLALFNAAVVTGLNAAKESILRRIGTGAPTERIARYRGLYLIAQDVHERASAFHHDTGAPDEGSLHDALLVRCRQVLDLLGQGCIRLAHSIERREPLAAEAGAERALADLHTAIAHARDSAALPDRMASLPSIEAIAQNLAQLEERLASASQPSGRTVRTDLGPLDRAPRSWRDAARRVRRQLATRSALFRHALRLTLALLVGGGAAWLLRPSQGGWILLAALLVCQQSVGETVARIGRRMAGTLVGIAAGWGLQQVLAQPLPHALLGVAAGVFFFAARDERSLRATAAMALLVMLCSSPAKLGVASIAPLLADAAAGCVIAALALLLVLPYWQARRINELAAASLRNHAAYLRQAIEQYRAGAHDDLAYRLARRNAHNADAALSTAVADLLRDPRWRWPRALAALRFLLRSHALLSGLSALGARRAALPDPQWVARLREAAEGEATALEHLADELEAGAIGAVETGFGFPAPGGLGAGGGRVAQLAVMELSWIQRQIGALRRHASEWLSRDGGRSPDDAGRGIGETRAG
- a CDS encoding bleomycin resistance protein codes for the protein MDASRAAAVDLGTLHEFHGIQPVLPVADAARAARYFCDVLGFELDFIAGEPPSYARVKKGDRSYGDPVYIRLWQCGRRDAAAWRGEIVIHVGRDVDGLHAAYVKRGVAIVEALVSQPWGLREFAIREPDGHVLRFCGYLS